A single region of the Buteo buteo chromosome 16, bButBut1.hap1.1, whole genome shotgun sequence genome encodes:
- the AZIN2 gene encoding antizyme inhibitor 2 isoform X3 — MNGYLKESNFMMVEEGFTTRDLLENLLVELGQVTDQQAFFVADLGDIVKKHLRFLKALPRVKPYFPVKCNGSEGVIRLLAELGAGFACTNKAEIACVQSIGVPADKIFYSSPCKQVAHIKYAASHGVQLMTFDNEVELSKVARSHPHARLLLGITADSSPSTHSNMMFGTTLESCRHLLETAKEQAVEVVGIRRLRGGDHCDTRPILHHLCLHLRCQHHCQGRGSCGTAWLRWYVGWWNGAACVPEPHLQPSPCSPPEEESGSKKSLVYHLSDGIYSAFSCLLFDTPCPRPELHKRPCPDHPSHSSSLRGPPEDAEDHIADGLELPELQVGDWLIFEDMGAYTIATSSLLGECPQPQITYAMSRVAWKAVQFFQGKPPQTEDDRESVCAPLSCGWEMAETLCVTPVFTPASII; from the exons ATGAATGGGTACTTGAAGGAATCCAATTTCATGATGGTGGAGGAGGGCTTCACCACCAGAGACCTCCTGGAGAACCTCCTCGTGGAGCTGGGCCAGGTG ACCGACCAGCAAGCCTTCTTCGTGGCAGACCTTGGGGACATTGTGAAGAAACACCTGCGTTTCCTGAAGGCTTTGCCCCGTGTGAAACCCTACTTCCCGGTTAAGTGCAATGGCAGTGAAGGAGTGATTCGGCTGCTGGCTGAGCTGGGGGCAGGCTTTGCCTGTACCAACAAG GCAGAGATTGCATGTGTGCAAAGCATCGGGGTCCCGGCTGACAAGATCTTCTACAGCAGCCCCTGCAAGCAGGTTGCCCATATCAAATATGCAGCCAGCCATGGTGTGCAGCTGATGACCTTCGACAACGAGGTGGAGCTGAGCAAGGTGGCCAGGAGCCACCCTCATGCCAG GTTGTTGTTGGGTATTACTGCTGACTCCAGCCCCTCTACCCATTCGAACATGATGTTCGGGACCACGCTCGAGTCCTGCCGGCACCTGCTAGAGACAGCGAAGGAGCAGGCTGTGGAGGTTGTTGGCATCAG ACGGCTGCGGGGTGGAGATCATTGCGACACCCGGCCGATACTACATCACCTCTGCCTTCACCTTCGCTGCCAGCATCACTGCCAGGGAAGAGGTTCCTGTGGAACAGCCTGGCTCCGATGGTATGTGGGATGGTGGAATGGGGCCGCCTGTGTGCCCGAGCCCCACCTTCAGCCCTCTCCTTGCTCCCCTCCAGAGGAAGAGTCTGGCAGCAAGAAGAGCCTCGTGTATCACCTCAGCGATGGCATCTACAGCGCCTTCAGCTGCCTCCTGTTTGACACCCCCTGCCCAAGACCTGAGCTGCACAAG AGACCCTGCCCAGACCACCCctcacacagcagcagcctccGGGGTCCCCCAGAAGACGCAGAGGACCACATTGCCGACGGCCTGGAACTGCCCGAGCTGCAGGTCGGGGACTGGCTGATTTTTGAGGACATGGGTGCCTACACCATCGCAACCTCATCGCTGCTTGGGGAGTGTCCCCAGCCACAGATCACCTATGCCATGTCCCGCGTGGCCTG GAAAGCCGTCCAGTTCTTCCAGGGAAAGCCACCGCAAACAGAAGACGACCGCGAAAGCGTCTGCGCCCCGCTGTCCTGCGGCTGGGAGATGGCGGAGACGCTCTGCGTCACCCCGGTTTTCACTCCAGCCAGCATCATCTGA
- the AZIN2 gene encoding antizyme inhibitor 2 isoform X1 yields MNGYLKESNFMMVEEGFTTRDLLENLLVELGQVTDQQAFFVADLGDIVKKHLRFLKALPRVKPYFPVKCNGSEGVIRLLAELGAGFACTNKAEIACVQSIGVPADKIFYSSPCKQVAHIKYAASHGVQLMTFDNEVELSKVARSHPHARLLLGITADSSPSTHSNMMFGTTLESCRHLLETAKEQAVEVVGISFHLGSHGLEPQAFAQSVAAAQLAFEIGTELGYQMHLLDIGGGFPGTEDTRTRFEEIAAVINSALDLYFPDGCGVEIIATPGRYYITSAFTFAASITAREEVPVEQPGSDEEESGSKKSLVYHLSDGIYSAFSCLLFDTPCPRPELHKRPCPDHPSHSSSLRGPPEDAEDHIADGLELPELQVGDWLIFEDMGAYTIATSSLLGECPQPQITYAMSRVAWKAVQFFQGKPPQTEDDRESVCAPLSCGWEMAETLCVTPVFTPASII; encoded by the exons ATGAATGGGTACTTGAAGGAATCCAATTTCATGATGGTGGAGGAGGGCTTCACCACCAGAGACCTCCTGGAGAACCTCCTCGTGGAGCTGGGCCAGGTG ACCGACCAGCAAGCCTTCTTCGTGGCAGACCTTGGGGACATTGTGAAGAAACACCTGCGTTTCCTGAAGGCTTTGCCCCGTGTGAAACCCTACTTCCCGGTTAAGTGCAATGGCAGTGAAGGAGTGATTCGGCTGCTGGCTGAGCTGGGGGCAGGCTTTGCCTGTACCAACAAG GCAGAGATTGCATGTGTGCAAAGCATCGGGGTCCCGGCTGACAAGATCTTCTACAGCAGCCCCTGCAAGCAGGTTGCCCATATCAAATATGCAGCCAGCCATGGTGTGCAGCTGATGACCTTCGACAACGAGGTGGAGCTGAGCAAGGTGGCCAGGAGCCACCCTCATGCCAG GTTGTTGTTGGGTATTACTGCTGACTCCAGCCCCTCTACCCATTCGAACATGATGTTCGGGACCACGCTCGAGTCCTGCCGGCACCTGCTAGAGACAGCGAAGGAGCAGGCTGTGGAGGTTGTTGGCATCAG CTTTCACCTTGGGAGCCACGGTCTGGAGCCCCAGGCCTTCGCTCAGTCTGTGGCTGCGGCACAGCTGGCCTTTGAGATTGGCACAGAGCTGGGCTACCAGATGCACCTCCTGGACATCGGAGGAGGATTCCCTGGCACCGAGGACACCAGAACCCGGTTCGAAGAG ATCGCTGCCGTGATAAACTCTGCCTTGGACTTGTATTTCCCAGACGGCTGCGGGGTGGAGATCATTGCGACACCCGGCCGATACTACATCACCTCTGCCTTCACCTTCGCTGCCAGCATCACTGCCAGGGAAGAGGTTCCTGTGGAACAGCCTGGCTCCGATG AGGAAGAGTCTGGCAGCAAGAAGAGCCTCGTGTATCACCTCAGCGATGGCATCTACAGCGCCTTCAGCTGCCTCCTGTTTGACACCCCCTGCCCAAGACCTGAGCTGCACAAG AGACCCTGCCCAGACCACCCctcacacagcagcagcctccGGGGTCCCCCAGAAGACGCAGAGGACCACATTGCCGACGGCCTGGAACTGCCCGAGCTGCAGGTCGGGGACTGGCTGATTTTTGAGGACATGGGTGCCTACACCATCGCAACCTCATCGCTGCTTGGGGAGTGTCCCCAGCCACAGATCACCTATGCCATGTCCCGCGTGGCCTG GAAAGCCGTCCAGTTCTTCCAGGGAAAGCCACCGCAAACAGAAGACGACCGCGAAAGCGTCTGCGCCCCGCTGTCCTGCGGCTGGGAGATGGCGGAGACGCTCTGCGTCACCCCGGTTTTCACTCCAGCCAGCATCATCTGA
- the AZIN2 gene encoding antizyme inhibitor 2 isoform X2 — protein sequence MNGYLKESNFMMVEEGFTTRDLLENLLVELGQTDQQAFFVADLGDIVKKHLRFLKALPRVKPYFPVKCNGSEGVIRLLAELGAGFACTNKAEIACVQSIGVPADKIFYSSPCKQVAHIKYAASHGVQLMTFDNEVELSKVARSHPHARLLLGITADSSPSTHSNMMFGTTLESCRHLLETAKEQAVEVVGISFHLGSHGLEPQAFAQSVAAAQLAFEIGTELGYQMHLLDIGGGFPGTEDTRTRFEEIAAVINSALDLYFPDGCGVEIIATPGRYYITSAFTFAASITAREEVPVEQPGSDEEESGSKKSLVYHLSDGIYSAFSCLLFDTPCPRPELHKRPCPDHPSHSSSLRGPPEDAEDHIADGLELPELQVGDWLIFEDMGAYTIATSSLLGECPQPQITYAMSRVAWKAVQFFQGKPPQTEDDRESVCAPLSCGWEMAETLCVTPVFTPASII from the exons ATGAATGGGTACTTGAAGGAATCCAATTTCATGATGGTGGAGGAGGGCTTCACCACCAGAGACCTCCTGGAGAACCTCCTCGTGGAGCTGGGCCAG ACCGACCAGCAAGCCTTCTTCGTGGCAGACCTTGGGGACATTGTGAAGAAACACCTGCGTTTCCTGAAGGCTTTGCCCCGTGTGAAACCCTACTTCCCGGTTAAGTGCAATGGCAGTGAAGGAGTGATTCGGCTGCTGGCTGAGCTGGGGGCAGGCTTTGCCTGTACCAACAAG GCAGAGATTGCATGTGTGCAAAGCATCGGGGTCCCGGCTGACAAGATCTTCTACAGCAGCCCCTGCAAGCAGGTTGCCCATATCAAATATGCAGCCAGCCATGGTGTGCAGCTGATGACCTTCGACAACGAGGTGGAGCTGAGCAAGGTGGCCAGGAGCCACCCTCATGCCAG GTTGTTGTTGGGTATTACTGCTGACTCCAGCCCCTCTACCCATTCGAACATGATGTTCGGGACCACGCTCGAGTCCTGCCGGCACCTGCTAGAGACAGCGAAGGAGCAGGCTGTGGAGGTTGTTGGCATCAG CTTTCACCTTGGGAGCCACGGTCTGGAGCCCCAGGCCTTCGCTCAGTCTGTGGCTGCGGCACAGCTGGCCTTTGAGATTGGCACAGAGCTGGGCTACCAGATGCACCTCCTGGACATCGGAGGAGGATTCCCTGGCACCGAGGACACCAGAACCCGGTTCGAAGAG ATCGCTGCCGTGATAAACTCTGCCTTGGACTTGTATTTCCCAGACGGCTGCGGGGTGGAGATCATTGCGACACCCGGCCGATACTACATCACCTCTGCCTTCACCTTCGCTGCCAGCATCACTGCCAGGGAAGAGGTTCCTGTGGAACAGCCTGGCTCCGATG AGGAAGAGTCTGGCAGCAAGAAGAGCCTCGTGTATCACCTCAGCGATGGCATCTACAGCGCCTTCAGCTGCCTCCTGTTTGACACCCCCTGCCCAAGACCTGAGCTGCACAAG AGACCCTGCCCAGACCACCCctcacacagcagcagcctccGGGGTCCCCCAGAAGACGCAGAGGACCACATTGCCGACGGCCTGGAACTGCCCGAGCTGCAGGTCGGGGACTGGCTGATTTTTGAGGACATGGGTGCCTACACCATCGCAACCTCATCGCTGCTTGGGGAGTGTCCCCAGCCACAGATCACCTATGCCATGTCCCGCGTGGCCTG GAAAGCCGTCCAGTTCTTCCAGGGAAAGCCACCGCAAACAGAAGACGACCGCGAAAGCGTCTGCGCCCCGCTGTCCTGCGGCTGGGAGATGGCGGAGACGCTCTGCGTCACCCCGGTTTTCACTCCAGCCAGCATCATCTGA
- the NDUFS5 gene encoding NADH dehydrogenase [ubiquinone] iron-sulfur protein 5, with translation MPFWDLQRQLGIDVDQWLLRQSMPQPYGKAGACHAFEREWVECGHGLGQTRARRECQLEYEDFMECMHRTKLAMRLRTILEQRDKMIKEGKYTMPDYHKGKEEPRP, from the exons ATGCCGTTCTGGGACCTGCAGCGGCAGCTGGGTATCGATGTAGACCAGTGGCTGTTGCGGCAGAGCATGCCGCAGCCCTACGGCAAGGCCGGGGCCTGTCACGCCTTCGAGCGGGAGTGGGTGGAATGCGGACACGGCCTGGGCCAGACCCGCGCCCGCCGCGAGTGTCAGCTCGAGTACGAGGACTTTATGGAGTGCATGCACCGCACCAAGCTG GCTATGCGTCTGAGAACCATCCTCGAGCAGAGGGACAAGATGATCAAGGAAGGGAAGTACACGATGCCCGACTACCACAAGGGCAAAGAGGAGCCGCGGCCTTGA